The window CTCTGCTCCCGTTAAGTCGAAGAGAGCGAAAGTTGAAACAAAGAAGGTATTTGAATTTGTGTTGGTGAAGGTGGACGATGAAGAGGCTTACTCCAATAGTGTTCACTCTGATAATTGGATGTTGAGGGATGAAAGTACTGTATTAAGAGGCTTTATAACTCTTAGCTCAGAAGATGATGAACAGGTTATTAGAAAGGCATTGTCTGATGCTATACAGATGAAGTATCCAGCCGTGGCAAGTAAGGACCTAGTTTTTCTAAAGGCAAACAGGAGAAGACTAACACAACCAGTAAACTGTCACGAATACTCCTTCAAACAAGTAAAATCATTGGCTGGTCAAGGGGCAATTTACGTCAGACTGAAACATGGCTTTGGCTTTCTTCTAGACAATCAAGGTTCAAATGACATTAGCGTGACTGAAGGTCACGCCAGCAACCACACAGAGAGTAGTGGACCCATATCCACCTCACAACAACCACAACACCCACAGGCAGGCAGCAGAAACACACAGAGTAGACCCATGACCATCCCACAAGGCCCACAGGCAGGAGGCAACCACACACAGAGTACACCTGTATTCACCCATCAAGAAAAACAAGGTCCACAGGCAGACAGCAATCACACACACAGTAGACTTGTATCTACCCCACAACCAATAGAGGGCACACAGGAAGACAGTAGTGATGATCTCTTTCCAGTCACGGGACACAGCAATGTTGGCAATCCTGTGGAGATACTAAAGTGTGCCCAAAAGCTCATTCTGCAGGGTCGCCCGTTGGATGTAAACTCACCTGAACAGCCACTTGACGGTGAAACTAACTTTATCTGTATGGACAGATTTAATGTTTGGAATTCAGCCATAGAGGAATTCCAATACCTTGAAAACCCAAGAGTCACACTGGAAGTTTCATTCTATGGGGAAATTGCTCATGATGCTGGGGGTCCTAGGAAAGATTTTTTTCGACTGTGTCTCAAAGAAATACACCAAAGACTTTTTGAAAATGGACTTCGTGAGCTCATGGCCAAGGAATATGAGTTTGCTGTAACTATTATGGCCTTGAGTATTCTTCAGAATGGACCCACTCCACGGTTTATCCCTGAAGAAATTCTGCAGGAGATTTTTTCGAAGAATCCCACAAGGCCATGCATTGCAGAGCTTCGGAAAGGATTCGCGAAACTTGGTCTTTATGAAATTGCAAAAAGTTTGCCGCTCTCTCTTCATCTACTGCGTCCAAACGAAGCAAATCAAGTCTCGAAACGACAGATTATCCTACTCCTTCAGCCATCATTCTCAGACGAAGGCACAAATGTACgtgttacaggtaaatttgaaattcaggttgaaatgatttcaacctgggtaaatttaattttaaactaggttgaaattgaatgTAGGAGACATCAACAAAAAGTCCATCAATTGTTAGCAAGTACGTGcatattggtaagtaaatcgGTGCTGGAAGTAAGGGGATGTGGTTAGCGTACGTTTTTCATGACCTagtctgtaaaaatgcctttggttgttattaagtctaagcactgattttaaatggttagcattaagggtGGGGctaggcatactgtgcatgataaccaattctgttttattttttaatctcAGAACagtagaaaaacaaaaccttgtctAATAAGAATTTCCTTCATttgactttgtttatttttatttttctggtttttggaaggaaaaagacaTCCAAAAATTGACTTTTAATAGCGTAGATTATTGAATAATGTCCAGTTACTTGTACAAATGTAGTTCAGGAGAAAGCCCCTTTGTGGTTATAAGTACTTGAAaaatcaaattcaaagttttttttctggtagttCACAAAGTTTGTAACCTTTATTAAACAGTCATTACTTGTATGTAGTTGAACAATGAGAagtcatttccttgtttttgcaccTCTTGTACATGTGTCACTGGTCAAGTGCTTTTTTGCACGCGGCAGTGAAACTTATTGTTTAGTTGTGTCTAATGACACATTCATGTCTTCAGTAATTTGAAGTCTGTTTGGTGCAATCCAAGTGTCaataattccaaatttggttacaactttcataaatccatgttctttttcaattactttaccAAGAAGAGTAATGTAATGGACTTTTGTCCActttatcaatttttattttgacaaatttgttgacttggaatgaaatagcattgggtttgcttgttgtcattttgttgttgtatttcctttgtgtgtttcttgctttttcttgtTGAGATGTCcttatctcctttgttgactTGATAAGTGAATGACAAGCACGTTTAGGTGCAGGTTCTGCATCCACATCTTcacattcttcttcttcttcttcttccatgGTAGAATGTTGATCATTTTTCTTATCTGGGGTagttttggtttctttccaTGGTGGTATGCCAAATACCAATTCATAgagtgtttgttttgttgcttcatGTTCCACAATGTTTTTTTTGTAAGCAGCTTTCCCTAGGACCTGACACCAATGATTTggactttgtttcttttcttttaagataTTTCTAATGTTTTGCTTTACTGTTTGATTGTTCCTTTCCACCAAACCTTGAGTTGATGGTTTTCTGGGAGCTCCATGAAGTTGAGCGATGCCGTTGTTCTTGCAGAACTGGGACATCAGAGAATTCTTAAATTGCCGTCCATTGTCAGTGTGTAATTCTGAGGGAATCCAAATTGC of the Montipora foliosa isolate CH-2021 chromosome 14, ASM3666993v2, whole genome shotgun sequence genome contains:
- the LOC137984464 gene encoding pinin-like, with amino-acid sequence MPVSILLAIWIPSELHTDNGRQFKNSLMSQFCKNNGIAQLHGAPRKPSTQGLVERNNQTVKQNIRNILKEKKQSPNHWCQVLGKAAYKKNIVEHEATKQTLYELVFGIPPWKETKTTPDKKNDQHSTMEEEEEEECEDVDAEPAPKRACHSLIKSTKEIRTSQQEKARNTQRKYNNKMTTSKPNAISFQVNKFVKIKIDKVDKSPLHYSSW